The following coding sequences are from one Ornithorhynchus anatinus isolate Pmale09 chromosome 11, mOrnAna1.pri.v4, whole genome shotgun sequence window:
- the LOC100091810 gene encoding keratin-associated protein 3-3-like: MACTSCCRTCCSVPTGPATTICSSDKCCRCGVCLPSTCPHTTWLLEPTCCDNTPPPCHVPQPCVPTCFLLNSCLPTPGVESIPLTTCIQPCPCEPCQPSCC, from the coding sequence ATGGCTTGCACCTCCTGCTGCCGGACCTGCTGCAGCGTCCCCACCGGGCCGGCCACCACCATCTGCTCTTCGGACAAATGCTGCCGCTGCGGGGTCTGCCTGCCCAGCACCTGCCCCCACACTACTTGGCTCCTGGAGCCCACCTGCTGCGATAACACCCCGCCCCCTTGCCACGTGCCTCAGCCCTGTGTGCCCACCTGCTTCCTCCTCAATTCCTGCCTGCCCACCCCGGGCGTGGAGAGCATCCCGCTGACCACTTGCATCCAGCCTTGCCCCTGCGAACCCTGCCAGCCGAGCTGCTGCTGA